The DNA window ACATCTGTCTTAGCAAGGCCAGAAAGACAAAtgcttttatctttttttctctgtcaaaaggaaaggaaaataaaggcagttatttttcagtgttgaaGAAATACAGTGTGAATGGGCTTTGAAGTGTTCcagcattttaatttgagtCTTTCTACCATTTCCTTCTATATATTTGACAGTTTCTGTTTTGACATTTTGTGCTCTTTTCCATTCCATTCCCTCATCCCTTAATTAGCTTCATTCTCTGGCATTTGAGTCAGAATTAGATCCACAGAAAAAGCCTCTACTGAGCTGCTGACCATCCTTGAGCTTTGGACACTGAGAACTATGAGCTCCTTGGTCTGCATGTGTTCCCCACATACAACACATTAATCACAGATTTCAGATCTTAGACAGTGCATTTTTTGcatcccacccacccccacccaaaGTTTCTTGGTAAAGAGTGCCCAATGTGCAAAATGAAGCCACGAAACAGCAAGGTTTCTTCCTATTTCGCTTCATTGTTGATGGCCTCATGCCTGTCCCTTCCCTTGTCCTTGTCCTTGACCTTGTCCTCAGTCTCATTTGCAAGTGAACACCTCTGTCTTTTCACTGCAGGTGTTGCATTTGACAAAGCAGCACCACTGGAACTTGCAGTTGCACTGCCACACGCGTGTGTACTGGTGTGTGTCATGGCCTCTGCCGCAACACATTAGTCCACAGCCATCTGGGTGAGGTGAGGTGTGGTTACAGAGTCGGCCCCGTGTCCCCGCACTGCCTGTGAATGTGTCCTCCTCACAGTAGTTCGGCGAACGCTCCAGGTACACTAGGTCCATTTCTGTGGGCTTGATGTAGCCTCGTGACTGTTTGAGACGCAGGAAGGATGGCTGCCGCAGGCGAGTGGCCCGCACTGCTTCCACCTGCACTGCTGCTCCATATCGTTCCTTCAGCACATAGCCGATCTCCCGGAACTTGGGCAGCATCATCCAGCACGTCTTGGTGGTGCATGAGCCTGAGACGCCATGGCACTTACACTCCAACTTCATCCTCTCCTCCAGGACCTATGAGAACACAGGCAAAAATATatctataatattttttttttttcaaaattcatCATAGACTAATttcagtaatgtttttttttcatgatacATTGTAAGAAGTGCTGAAACAATACACCACTTGTTGTGGAATCTAACATTTTGTGCACTCCCATTACTGACAGTTATGTGTCCAGTTGTGCCCACAACTAACCTTAGCTAGTATAATCTCCACGGAAAGTGCTTCCAATAAAATAGGACTGGATCTACAGATATTCTTGATCTCAGTGTGATCTTTATGCTGCATGTGTTCCATATTCCTACACAGGTGATTTTTAAGTGTCGCAACTATCCAAGCATTGGCCCCATCCTTAGGAGATCATAAGTAAAGGAGAGCACAATTGGCCTTGTTTGCACTGGTTGGTTAGGATTGACTGGGATGTTAATGTTATCGTACGCCTCCAACCTTGTTGAGCTGTTCAAAGCcactgtgttagcagcagtATGAAACACAAAATGTGGctggcttcacatgtctcagatGAAGCATGTGCTGCCATCGCCATCACAGTTTGGTAGCATCATATGACTAAAGGGAAACTAACTAAATTGTGAAATTGGCAATCGcttaaaaaaggaagaaaattagtaaataatactactaataatCACCCaattaacagcaaaaataataaccCAGTTTTTATTCCAAGGCACTGGTTTTAGGCTTCGGTATCAAGCATTGGTTAGATGGGGTATAAAGCATTGAAATGCTTTTTGTTCTTCTACAAACAACTGTAAATTCTTTGTAAAAGATCAGATGTAGCTACAGCAAAGGAAGATATAAATTGCTAGTAGTACCCTAGATTTTAGAAGATCTCGATGAACAGGAGTCTAAACATTTTGAAACATAGGATCAGGTTCATGGACAAGTATCGAGACATACCTTTCTGGTCGGATAGCCTCTGAAAGGGAAATGATATCTAGGATTGGACTTGCATGAGCAGGAAACTGATAATTTAGGATAATCTGCACTACTCATTACTGGAATCTGTTTATTGTATTCTGTAACACTACTTGAACTTGCTAAATAACACTGACACAGCCATCCCATtcaatcattaattcattcattatctgtaatcgcttatccagttcagggtcacggtgggtccggagcctccaTCCCTTCTCATACATGTCTTGACAATATGTTCCCAATAATATTTTCTCAAAAGATGTCATGACAGATTTTTCCATATGTGGAATAATGATGTTATGGCAGCTTAAGtcacatatttttttcttaatgtatacTTGTTAGACATGACATGAATCATGACATAGTagggtttattcattcattgtctgtaagcacttttcctgttcagggtcaggggaacacaccaaactcctcacagacagtcacccagagcaggatttgaacccacaacctccaggtccttggagctgtgtgactgtgacattacctgctACACCAATGTGCCGCCCTAGTAGGGTTCAGGCCATCATAAATAAGTTGCTACTTCATGTGAACATCTCCAAGCCAGAAAATGCTTAGTTGAATGGCTTCCCTCCTTTAATGCAGTCAGTTCAGGCAGAGTATGTAGATATTTAGGACTCCATGATTTGGGGCAAGTACATTGGAGTGGGGAAAATTACATAACAGACTTTGTCCTGGCCCTCAAGAACCACAAAGATCAGGGAAGTGCAAAATGGAGTTAGACAAATATCATTAGTTGCAGTTTTTCTGTTGGATTTGTTCATATAATGATTTTCTGATCAACACTACTTTTCAAATTTAAAGTTGAAAGGCAACCCTCCTTAAATTGAGGGGTTTTTAATCTTACAGTGGTTTTTCAATGCGTACATAGCCTCTAgttgtaatttaaaaatatttcttttgTATAACCTCTAGGAATTTGACACTAAAAATTATTTCATCAATTTTGACATTTGTGGCATTAGCAGATTCATGCAGCTGAAGAATGGAGGAAATGCTTGACATTCTACTTCAGCTCTTTTCAGCAACATGAACCAAAAGCCATTATTCAATAGATCCCGAGCGATGCCTCAATAAGTGTTGCCAGCTATATGTCAGATCTAAGAGGAAAAATTAGGTTTTTGCCAAAATATACCCTGTAATTTTCGCTACCTTCCGAAGGGCCACATCAAAGCACAAGAAAAATGTCCATGTCTCTTGAGTAACCATTTGTGTATACGGTTACGTTTGAGTTAAATGGGgactggttttatttatttatttatcctttAATGTTACCAATGTGTTTTGCAGACTGTTAGACTGCGAGTGAGTTGAGATTGTGGACTGAAAATATCTTGTTCTTATGACACTTCCAGGCATTACAACAGTATTACTCCATTTATCCTTGTATTCGTTTATTTTTATAGCACCAATACAAATCTGATTTGCATAAGTGTCAGTCCGTTTTGGACTTGTTTTCAGGGTTTAGGAGGGCCTCATCTTTTGCTCCCAAATAGAGTCATGTATTGCCTGCTCTGGCTGAGTGTGAACGGGGCGAGCgagagaagggaagagaaagagactaGCTATAATATCCTGTATCCTGACTTAATGCCCTGTAATTCAATGAACGGACTGCGGGGTTGTGGCAGGGCTCCAGCTGGCAGTAACTGGCCAGTCTTTGCATTCCCGTCACACACGACCAAAGCTTCAGCTCCATAACTAGCTCCATTAGGCTCTCTGCTTATGGATGGGCTTTATATGCCTAACGGCCCCCTTTCTTTGGCCTCTAAGTGACAAATGAAACCAGGGAGCGCAGCTCAGTGCACATTGGGCTCATCGAGAACTGGAACACTTCCATAATGGACACCAACTTGGATTAATTATACACGTACCTGCAAATACTGACCAGCTCCGTGGAAAATCATCACTGCTAAATGTTTTGTTTGCAAAACCCAAAATCTATCAAGACCTGTAGACCCTCTGCTGTGCTGTTAATGATTTTGAATTACATGAAGTATTACACTTTCACAGTCGTGTTTAAAAATTGATAGAGCTGAGTGTCCAAAATTGATTTTGgtttcctattggacaggctgGACTTTGCACTCATCTGGCTAAAGTTAGTAAATCCGCTTTGTGGAATACACCCATTCCCATTGGATGAttacttctggatcacaaattcTACTCCAACTCgtcccaaaggtattgaatgGAGAGAATGAAGCTCATCAATTCCACAGTCCAATGCTGGGGAGGGTTATACGTCACTACTGATCTAGGGCTCAGATGGCAGCTCGCATTCGTTTAGCAGTGCATTTTATGGACATTATTTCTGTTATTTCACAATTGAACACCTGTAAAATAGAATGAGGTGTATCTACTTTTGGTCCTATTAGCACTAAAATGCTACACCAGCTTTTTTTCAGTGCTTACCTTTCTGCCTGCCTCATTGTTGTGCAGGTTCATGAGCCTAcgggcatttttttttatctctcgGGCATCCATGAAGCGCTTGGAGAACTCCACTCCGTATTTGACATCAGCCGAGCAACCACCCCATTTCCAGCCATCCTCGTGGTCATGGTAGCCCTGCTTCTCCCTGTCACAGCCACAGTGGCTGAGGTTTCCTTGGCTGCAGGCCGCTGTGACTGCGTGAGCAACTCCTGCTGCTGTGATGGCGTAGGTGAAAGCTGCCTCCTTGCTGCCTACAGAAAGGATACTTCTGTCATGCTTTGATGTTTTATTTACCAGTGGAAAACCTAGGACTACTAAATTAATGAAGAACTATTTCCAGcaatgggtggcatggtggagcagtgaatgtcgctgtcacacagctccaaggttcctggggttgtgggtttgagccccgctctgggtggctgtctgtgaagagttctctccatgtttgcgtgggtttcctccaagtgcttgggtgtcctcccacagtccaaaagcacatgttggtaggtggattggttactcaaaaaaagtgttcatcggtgtgaatgtatgtgtgtgtgtgtgttgcctggcGCCCAGTGACTTgcggtgtgttcctgccttttacccagtgactctgggtaggctctggactcactatccctgaattggataagcggttgaagagaatttgaatgaatgaatgaatgaatttccacTAATGCTACAAAACTGGGAAGGAAAACTATAGCACATACTTCTTCCAAGATATATGAGCCTGTCCCACTTCTTGTCAAACTGCCatttgaaaacacacagaggagaacactaaccaccCAATTGAGTTAATTAAATGATCCCCACATTGTCACAGATCGTGTTGAGTGATGGGAGGATATGGAGGCCAATTATGTTCCTCTAGTAAAGGAGCAGAGCACTGTTTCACTACTCCACAGCCCAATTCTGATGTTTTTATAACCACCTAGCCCACTTTTGGCACCGGGCACTTTGATTTGAAGCTCATGTGTGCCTGCTCTAGTGCATTCCATTCCCTTTTATGCTTTTCTGTTGAGAttgtacaagctgtgtgtgcataaCTGAACTGGTGTCCAAAATGAGTGCACCTTAAATTACATGGAGtgtccacatacttttggatatgcactactgtgcaaaagtcttaggcacctaagattatCATTTGAAagcatttattttcttaattagtgtggtgcttgtataattcattcattgtctgtaacctcttatccagttcagggtcgcagtgggtccggagcctacccggaatcactgggcgcaaggtgggaacacaccctggagccagtCCTTTCGCAGGGCCACACACTCTCGTACAATCACTCACTGACTATTTGAGTagtcaacgtgtgtttttggactggagcacctggaggtaacggacgcagacacagggagaacacaccaaactcctcacaggaccctggaggtgtgtgaccgCAACattacctgttgcgccactgtgccgtccTGCTTGTATAATGTTATGTAATTACAATAGACACAGAAAAGTATTTGTTTTCTAAAAATTCATAGCTGTGTTGTGAGCTAGTGTGAGGAACAAATTTTATTTCCAAATGTTCTCCATGATCTGTATAGATTTGTTAAATCAGCAACATAtatgatttaacataatgaagtgtttattaaccagtaaaactaggtattggatgataacttcAAATTTCAAAGTTTTAAACCAATATATTCACAAAGAATAACaatatttactgtaataataatatttgtgtttactCTTAATGCTGAGATAAACAACTTTTTacatctcattttctcaggtgctaCAAATTTGTACTGTATAGTGTATTTAACTGTAGTTATTGACTGGCATCAAGACAAATGTAAGAAGGTGCAGGCTATAACCTGGCAATAAAGAATATTAATTTAGTGtgaaaatcattattttattatttctattttattaattgtgcatttgaatcatttattttgaaatttttagcaaaacaaaaacactaccTTGAATTATAAAGGTCAACTGGGATTAATAAGTGTTGATTACTGTGGGTGGCACACTGTTCCAGTGTCCGAGGTTCATTAACCGCCATAGTTCACATTTAAGTGGCACTTTGTAGGAGCAGGTTATGTTGCTGCCACATAGTTTCAGAGTCCTGAGGTCAGCCTTCACCTCAGGTCACTCAGTCTGTGAGGAATTCTCTGTgttccgtgtgggtttcctttggttTCCTCTCATAATCTGAAATCAACCTGTGAATATTTgagagactgggcgagtgtgtgatgtcctgcaaTGTATACGGGTTTAGTCTAGAATTCCAGGCTTTAAGATGAAGCAGTAACAGAAGTTGATTAATGAATGAAGTGTTGATTACTAGATTTTCAGCGAAAAATCTGTAAGCTGCGTAGGACAGGACTACATAAGAATCACTGTCTCTGCACTTTTTGAAGTGTCTCTCAGGTCACCCGTTGCCACTTCCATCTACTTGCTCAGTACTAAGAATCTGACATTCTGGTGGAACAGAGAAATATTTATGATATCATGTGTGGTTTTCAGTCCAATAAATCAGACAGTGTAGCATCTGACCTGAAGTATGATCACTCCAAGATGTGCTTCTCAATGTTTCTTGTTACAAAGTGATGTGGGGGGGACAAAAGTGACCCCTGCTGGTGGCCTAATGAACCTTTATTATTGTCCCCTAAGGCTTCTTGGGACAAAGACAGAGTGACCAGAGGCTTGTGAGTGTTGTAAACTGGTCTATGTTGAGTAAAACTGTGAATTGTGAAGATTGATGTAGTGTGTAAACTTTGCTAATATTTGAAAACATACCGTACACTCCTCTGTATATATAGGCCAGGTACGTAAACTACAATAATAGCCTATTTTGAATTTGTTGCTTTTGTGATATCACAAAAAACTATCACATATCCACCTATTCAGACTAAGGTGATTTATTATTGTCCATTTATGGGAAACCCAGCAAAAAGCCaccaatcagaaaaaaaattatattaaaatatatcaacCGTAAATCTACATTAACAAAAATAGCCTTCTTAATTCCCAGGGACTAgtacataaaaatgaaataagaaATATGTCTCTTAACAGGACTACATTAAGGAAAAGAACTCACTTTCCAAAGGCATCTAATGGTATACTTCCATTTGCAAATTTGCCTCActgcattttattaatttcaatggAGAGCTAAGCCACAAAGTACATGTGTATGATCAGCTACTTTACATGGTAAAGTTTGTTGTCTTAGTGTAGGCCCTGTCATTAGAAAACTAATGGTTTACTCCATGGTCTCACTCATCCAAACCTGTGAATCCAATAATCACTAAGAGGATGGCCCTCTCTTTCCCCCACATAATTCAACATGTTGTGAGCCAATGCAGGTGTCTATTCGCTAACATATCTGACCAGTTAAAGTTCTCCTCCAATATTGAATTGTCCAGTGACATCGCATTAGCaagagtttgaaaagaagtgatGGTGAGGTTCAGATTTCAGAAAAAGAATGTAATTTCCTTGCTCTGGGACAAACGATAAATTGtaaagagagacaaaaaaaaaaaactctgaacAAATACATGCAGTGTTTTACACTgatttcacacttttttttaaatatattgttctAGTCTTTTAGTTTAATATATAGAACTCTGACGAGAAGTCCTGAATGGTATGGGTCAGTGTAACCTGGTAAAATTCATCTGGCAGTTATGTTTCTTTCTTTGCAGTCACATTGCCAGAAAAGTTCCTGTAGCTGCCCGCTGGCCTCTCCAAATACCAATTAGCTGTTGTTTTGGTTTATGAATATTTCACCACAGTGAAAACATGCCAGTTCTCATTCCAATTCAAAAAGTCCAGATATTAATGCGCTTCTGAACTGTAACTGACTGGAGAAGCCCTCTCACAGTTCACTGGAATTTTTCCTCGTCCAGCCAAGGGTCCATGGATACAGAGCAGAGTTTTGAAGCTGATTGATCAGTAATGCGTGCCTGTTTTCACTGATGAATTGAAACCCGCGTGATTCCCATGCATTCTGTGGGTAGACGCATTGTGGGCCTCTCTCAGAGCAGAATGATAATGAAATCACAGTTGGGAACGGCAGGAGCCCAGTGGTCAAAGAGCACTGTCATGAAGACATGAGCCAAAAAAGGTCATGGATTTGATCCCAGCTGATAACATGCCCCTACCACCACTGTTTACTGTAAGCTGCATTGGGAAAAAAGTGAGATGAGAATAATGGTAGTAACAGCATTGGCTTGAAGGGATAGCAGTGCATTTTAGGGAAATATTCTGTTCTACATTGTTCCTGCCAAAAATAATTCCTGTTAGAACTTCACATAGTAATACACTGTGTACAAACAGGAGATGCATGACATTCATATAGTCATATCAAAATCGTGAAGCACATAATAACTATTGCCAAAATGCTAAAGTCAAAGACCAACCTTTGgttatttccagtcaaaattgCCATTTAGTGCaagtattattattttcagaatatATTTCTGAAGCCACATAATCCAGTTGAAGGAGGAAGGGGAAAGTCAAAGTAAAGAGTGAAGAGTTTCCAAAGCTGGAGTTGAAAAATTATTCACAGAAAAAATGGGACTCCTCACAACTATACAGGACCTGATAGACCACCAAAACTATCTTTGAGTTATAGCTCTAGAATAGTGTCCCACTTTTGCTTCAGACCTGAAAAACTCAACAGGGGTATCTGTCCATCCTTCAACTGTGATAAGACAATTTAGCAGTATGTATAAAGatatatataaacagaacaaagaagctgctggttTTCTATAATTAACTGTTCAAAGTCCAGAACCtaaaataacaatatattttggaTTACTTTGAATTGTGAGGAACCAAAAATTGTCATCAGCTTCTACCACTTGAAAAATACACAGAGTATATCAAACAGAAGCTGAGCCCACATAAGGCTAGCTGTAGTAAAGGCAAACGTTGgacacagtaaatacaataaatagCAGATTATATATTTGACATAACATTTGATATTACTGCTGAGTGTATTATCTGCATTCCAGCTgttttttgggttttgtttGTGCTGAAATATTGTGCTTGATGGTTGCTTTGCTTGGAAGTAAAAGGAACAAAAACCTAATTAAATACTGAAAACTACACTAATCAGCCATAactttatgaccacctcct is part of the Hoplias malabaricus isolate fHopMal1 chromosome 4, fHopMal1.hap1, whole genome shotgun sequence genome and encodes:
- the wnt7ba gene encoding protein Wnt-7b; translated protein: MRAGSTRGALLSVYYPQILLILSSGSYLALSSVVALGANIICNKIPGLAPRQRAICQSRPDAIIIIGEGAQMGINECQYQFRYGRWNCSALGERTVFGQELRVGSKEAAFTYAITAAGVAHAVTAACSQGNLSHCGCDREKQGYHDHEDGWKWGGCSADVKYGVEFSKRFMDAREIKKNARRLMNLHNNEAGRKVLEERMKLECKCHGVSGSCTTKTCWMMLPKFREIGYVLKERYGAAVQVEAVRATRLRQPSFLRLKQSRGYIKPTEMDLVYLERSPNYCEEDTFTGSAGTRGRLCNHTSPHPDGCGLMCCGRGHDTHQYTRVWQCNCKFQWCCFVKCNTCSEKTEVFTCK